The Bacteroidetes bacterium SB0662_bin_6 genome contains the following window.
GTCACGCCCAGTTCCTCCAGATAATCGAGCCCGTCCAGCACGCCTTGCAGGTCGCCTCCGTACCGCCTTGCCTGCACGGTCCGGTAGAACTCCTCGCCGGAAGCCGCAGCCCAGTCTTCTTGTTCGTACCAGTCATGGGTCCACGGGGTGGGACTCCATCCTTCGAACGGTCTGTTGGGATATGCCCCTTCGGTACTCTCGAAGACGGGGTCGTTGGACGGGTCGCCGTTGCGGAATCGTTCCATAAAAATCTGATACCAGATCGCCTCGCGGCTCCATTCGGGCACGCTGGTCAGGTCGTCGGAGGTCGTCACGGATTCGTCCGCGGTGTTTCCCCCGGCCTCCACCTGGCAGGATAGCCCGGTGATAGCGAGCAATACCGCGAGAAAGACGGTCAGGGCGCGGGTTTCCATGGCGCCGCAGGGCGTTGCATGATGTTTCATAACGATGCGTTTATTCGGTACTCGAAACGATGTTTGCTTTCCAGGCCGTGATGGCTTCCAGAAACCGGGGCGCGAGATCTGGGTGGCCGCTTATGACGTTTTCGGAGGCTTCCGGGTCGCGCTCCATGTCATACAGTTGCATGGAGGCGGTGCCGGTATTTCCTTCGCGCGCGTCCCATATAAAATGCCATCTCGGCGTACGTACATAATAATGATCGGCGGACTGCCCCATCACGTCGTCTTCGCTGCGTTGCTGGGTGGCGTGTCCCACCAGCATGTCGCGATCGATGCTGCCGGCGCCTTCTATGACAGGGCGCAGCGACTGCCCCGGCCACATGGCCTTGAGATCGTCCGGGATGGCCACGCCCGCGTAATCGAGGAGCGTAGGCGCGATATCCACCGTACTGACGAGGTCCTCTCCGAAAATACCGGGCTCGATGGCGCCGGGCCAGTGAAAAATGACCGGCGTCCGAAAGGCCAGATCATGCAGCGACAGTTTCCCCTTCGGCCCGCCATTGGAGTACAGGATATGGTCGCCCACGTACTCCTCGAAGGGAGGCTGCTCCCAGCCGTTGTCGTTGACATACACGATCAACGTGTTTTCCCGCAAGCCCCGGGCCTCTATGTGGTCCAGCAGCTCGCCTACGCCGACGTCGAACCAGGTGCAGTTGGCATAGTATTGCTTCGCCGATTCGGACAGGGCCGTGTTCGCATAGTACTTGTAGTGCGAAAAAGGAGCGTCCAGCGGCGTATGCGGCAGGGAGGGGCCGTACCAGACGAAGAAAGGCCGGTCCGTGTGCCGGTCGATGAAATCGAACACCGGCTGCATGGTGTCTCTCCCGATCGCTATCCCGTCGCCCCCCATCAGCAGCTGGAACCATCCGGGTTTTCCCCAGGCCTCCATATCCCATTGCTGCGACATTCCTTCCGTGAACCCCCCGTTTTCATACGATCCTTCCCACCATTTTCCTGCCTGAAAACTTGCGTATCCGTTTTCGGCGAGCAGTGCGGGCAGCGTGGCGAACCGTCGCATGACCTCCG
Protein-coding sequences here:
- a CDS encoding sulfatase-like hydrolase/transferase encodes the protein MRRFRACIFPILTVLYLAAPGNALYAQEGPDHPPNIVLVIGDDHGYPYFGFTGSEHVRTPNLDLLAHEGTVFSFAHATANYCRPSLHTLVTGLYPSQYRRIADRYHAEAVQGDPDWEAASGEARRKRDAVFMSEVMRRFATLPALLAENGYASFQAGKWWEGSYENGGFTEGMSQQWDMEAWGKPGWFQLLMGGDGIAIGRDTMQPVFDFIDRHTDRPFFVWYGPSLPHTPLDAPFSHYKYYANTALSESAKQYYANCTWFDVGVGELLDHIEARGLRENTLIVYVNDNGWEQPPFEEYVGDHILYSNGGPKGKLSLHDLAFRTPVIFHWPGAIEPGIFGEDLVSTVDIAPTLLDYAGVAIPDDLKAMWPGQSLRPVIEGAGSIDRDMLVGHATQQRSEDDVMGQSADHYYVRTPRWHFIWDAREGNTGTASMQLYDMERDPEASENVISGHPDLAPRFLEAITAWKANIVSSTE